Proteins from a genomic interval of Haloferax marinisediminis:
- the pyrH gene encoding UMP kinase — protein sequence MRIVLSVGGSILVPTLDQAQFREYATVITALAKEHDICVVTGGGSPAREFIDVGRAIGANEVELDQIGIEVTRLNARLLIAAIGEDAVSTPSKDYEAAGKALRCGDIVVMGGTAPGQTTDAVSALLAEYINAELLIYATNVPGVFSADPHTHPDAEAFDELRASQLITLIHDIGSTAGSSVPIDLLAAKRIQRANFETVVIDGTDPECILTAVRTGEIEGTRIISDGDDDTTPAET from the coding sequence ATGCGCATCGTTCTCTCAGTCGGTGGGAGCATCCTCGTGCCAACGCTTGACCAAGCGCAGTTTCGAGAGTACGCAACCGTCATCACAGCGCTCGCCAAGGAGCACGACATCTGTGTCGTCACCGGCGGTGGGTCTCCTGCGCGTGAATTCATCGATGTGGGGCGGGCTATCGGTGCGAACGAAGTCGAGCTTGATCAAATCGGTATCGAGGTCACTCGGCTAAATGCACGACTTCTCATCGCAGCAATCGGCGAAGATGCCGTCTCGACGCCATCAAAAGACTACGAAGCAGCGGGGAAAGCGCTCCGCTGTGGCGACATCGTCGTCATGGGTGGAACAGCACCCGGTCAAACTACTGATGCAGTGAGCGCACTACTTGCTGAATACATAAACGCAGAACTTCTCATCTATGCGACCAACGTGCCTGGCGTCTTTAGCGCGGACCCTCACACTCACCCAGACGCAGAAGCATTCGACGAGTTACGTGCGAGCCAACTCATTACCCTCATCCACGATATCGGGAGCACTGCCGGGAGCAGTGTACCGATCGACCTTCTCGCTGCGAAGAGAATCCAACGTGCAAACTTTGAAACAGTGGTTATCGACGGAACCGACCCGGAGTGTATTCTCACCGCTGTCCGAACCGGTGAAATCGAGGGGACGAGAATCATCTCAGACGGGGACGATGACACGACTCCCGCTGAAACATGA
- a CDS encoding DUF7539 family protein → MPHLERLFQRLHNNRSPLRERDDRDDETEERLDAALWQSNGRVATHIDAKLDEFIRQTQR, encoded by the coding sequence ATGCCCCATCTCGAAAGACTGTTTCAGCGGTTGCACAACAACCGCTCACCCCTCCGCGAGCGGGATGACCGTGACGACGAGACCGAAGAGCGACTCGATGCCGCGCTCTGGCAATCTAACGGACGGGTTGCCACCCACATCGACGCAAAACTCGACGAATTCATCCGCCAAACACAACGCTAA
- a CDS encoding cupin domain-containing protein gives MKVAKDAVPTRIDSPVAIARQQPDFGDSTGYGTLGAEYFTLAQGTDITPLLKGLKDDLCQAPHWGYVVSGALTVTYTDGSTEADETGDMFYWPPGHTVRADEDTDFVLFSPQHEHGEVMDQIQRNMEQSS, from the coding sequence ATGAAAGTCGCAAAAGACGCCGTACCAACCAGAATCGATAGCCCAGTCGCCATCGCCCGCCAACAACCGGATTTCGGGGACTCGACTGGCTACGGGACACTCGGAGCAGAGTACTTCACACTCGCACAGGGAACCGACATCACACCACTTCTCAAGGGGCTGAAAGACGACCTCTGTCAGGCTCCCCACTGGGGATACGTGGTGAGCGGGGCGCTGACCGTCACGTATACCGATGGGAGCACTGAAGCCGACGAGACCGGTGACATGTTCTACTGGCCACCAGGACATACTGTCCGGGCCGACGAAGACACGGATTTCGTTCTGTTCAGCCCCCAGCACGAACACGGGGAAGTGATGGATCAAATCCAGAGGAACATGGAACAGAGTTCGTAA